TCGGGTTGATCGAGTTGATCCACGGAACCGGCATCTCCCAGTCGCCGATCATGCGGTCCAGCCGCTGGTCGGAGTACACCGTCAGCACGGTGAACTGCTGCTGGTACAGCGACCAGAATCCGACGTTCACGATGAACAGCGGGATGAAGCCGAAGACGCGTGAGCGCTCGTCGCCGCTGATGTGCCGCGACGCCAGAATGACGAAGAAGTAGGCGATCGCGGCGGCGAGGGTGACCAGGATCACGATGCCCGCGAGATTGTCGGCCCGGATGACGCCCGCAAGCACCAGGGCGACGACGACCACCACGCCGCCCAGCCCGATGCCCGCGAACAGCACGCGCCGATCACGCGGCAGCGGGTTCGGAACGATGCGTGCCTGCTCGGGCAGCTGCTTGCGCCCGAACGAGTACTGCAGCAGCCCCAGCGCCATGCCGACCGCCGCCGCACCGAAGCCCCAGTGGAATCCCACCGACGACTGCAACCACCCGGTGACGAGGGGACCGAAGAACGCGCCGAGGTTGATGCCGAGATAGAACAGCGAGAAACCGGCATCCCGTCGCGTGTCCTTCGCGCCGTAGAGAGTGCCCACGACCGAGGTGGCGTTCGCCTTGAGCCCGCCCGACCCGACCGCGACCAGGACCAGGCCGATTCCCAGTCCCCAGACGCTCGGCAGGAGCGCCAGCGCCACGTGCCCGGCCATGATCACGATCGCGCTGTAGAACAGCACGCGCTCCGAGCCGAGAAGCCGGTCGGCGACCCACGCGCCGAGGATCGTCGACAGATAGACGGCCCCGCCGTAGGCGCCCACGATGCCGGTCGCCACCGCCTGGTCGATCCCCAGTCCGCCTTCGGCGACGGTGTAGTACATGTACAGCAGCAGGATCCCCTGCATGCCGTAGAAGCTGAACCGCTCCCACATCTCGACGCCGAACACGTGCGCCAACGCCCACGGCTGGCCGAAGAAGCGCGTGTCGTGGTCGCCCGCTTCGGCGGTGGCCGTGGTCGCCCCGTCGGGAG
This DNA window, taken from Microbacterium invictum, encodes the following:
- a CDS encoding peptide MFS transporter — its product is MHDDHDAEQVPVGPPDGATTATAEAGDHDTRFFGQPWALAHVFGVEMWERFSFYGMQGILLLYMYYTVAEGGLGIDQAVATGIVGAYGGAVYLSTILGAWVADRLLGSERVLFYSAIVIMAGHVALALLPSVWGLGIGLVLVAVGSGGLKANATSVVGTLYGAKDTRRDAGFSLFYLGINLGAFFGPLVTGWLQSSVGFHWGFGAAAVGMALGLLQYSFGRKQLPEQARIVPNPLPRDRRVLFAGIGLGGVVVVVALVLAGVIRADNLAGIVILVTLAAAIAYFFVILASRHISGDERSRVFGFIPLFIVNVGFWSLYQQQFTVLTVYSDQRLDRMIGDWEMPVPWINSINPIFIIILSGVFAAIWTRLGSRQPSTPVKFALGAIIMGCAFLLFLPFAGGGPNSTPLLAIIGILLVFTIAELFISPVGLSASTKLAPERFHTQMVALYFLSVALGTAIAGWLAQFYDPENEVPYFTVLGLIAIALGAALLVAVRPVLKLMRGVR